A stretch of Chelmon rostratus isolate fCheRos1 chromosome 18, fCheRos1.pri, whole genome shotgun sequence DNA encodes these proteins:
- the LOC121622183 gene encoding low choriolytic enzyme-like: MDLRTTVSLLLLLLGLCNAHNNNDHSADNKILVDKSDTEDITTTILRMNNGSSEILLEGDLLIPRTRNAMKCTNKAYSCLWPKSAGGNVEIPFILSQKYDDADRSAILYAMKAFESKTCIRFIPRASQRAYLSIEPRYGCFSLLGRIGDKQVVSLQRFGCLRQGIIQHELLHSMGFYHEHTRSDRDQHVRINWENVNEYFTFNFQKKDTSNLNTPYDYSSVLHYGRNAFAKTGSETITPIPDASVPIGQRDGLSDIDIIKINKLYKCWNYLG, translated from the exons ATGGACCTCAGAACAACGGTTTCTctactcctgctgcttctggGCCTCTGCAACGCTCACAACAACAAT GATCATAGTGCTGATAACA AGATCTTGGTGGACAAGTCTGACACGGAGGACATTACCACAACTATTCTGAGGATGAATAATG GATCAAGTGAGATTCTGCTGGAAGGAGACTTGTTGATTCCAAGAACCAGGAATGCCATGAAGTGCACTAATAAAGCATATTCCTGTCTGTGGCCAAAATCTGCTGGCGGGAACGTGGAAATCCCCTTCATTCTAAGCCAGAAATACG ACGACGCTGATAGGAGTGCGATTTTATATGCCATGAAGGCCTTTGAATCCAAAACCTGCATTCGCTTCATTCCACGTGCATCTCAGAGAGCGTACTTAAGCATTGAACCAAGATACGG CTGCTTCTCTTTACTGGGGCGTATTGGAGACAAGCAGGTGGTGTCACTGCAGAGGTTTGGCTGCCTACGTCAGGGCATCATCCAGCACGAACTGCTGCACTCGATGGGTTTCTACCACGAACACACCCGGAGCGATCGCGACCAGCATGTCAGAATCAACTGGGAAAACGTCAATGAAT ATTTTACCTTCAACTTCCAAAAGAAGGACACGAGTAATCTCAACACTCCGTATGACTACTCTTCTGTATTGCACTACGGAAG AAACGCCTTTGCAAAGACTGGATCAGAAACCATAACTCCCATCCCTGACGCCTCTGTTCCCATCGGGCAGAGAGACGGCCTGTCTGACATCGACATTATCAAAATCAACAAGCTCTACAAGTGCTGGAATTACTTGGGATAG